In the genome of Pseudanabaena mucicola str. Chao 1806, the window TAATTGCACCAACAAACATCACCCAAAGCCCACCTGTAATTAATCCAGCCATAGCCATCGCAATCTGTACTAATATGGGCGGCAGTGATGATGACAAGGCTAACCCAATTGAGATTGCTCCTAAACCACCGACAATTAGCGCACCCTCATTACCGATGATCGTCAATCCCAGCATCGCAGGTAAAGCCGTGCATAAAGATGTCAGCATTAGGGGTGCAGACCGAATTAATGTACCCTGCCACGAAAAACTATTACCAAAAGCTGATTGATAGATCGTGCTGTAAATAGCGAAAGGATTCTTTCCTTGCATAGCACAGAAAATCCCAAAAACAACTATCGAAGCAAGTACTGCTCCAATCGGAATGAGAATATTCTCGGATGTTGAACGCCAGCGATCGCGTAAATTCATATACCTGTAGCTGTTTTTTAGTAGTTTATATGCCAATGGCAAAGAAGAAGCGCAATGCGCTTCTTCTTTACAAGGTTGGAGTTAACTCTTAACGCTACCGATAACTCCTTCCACAAACCAATCCATCTTCTCAAGATCAAGATCAGTTTGTTTATATTCTTTGCCCTTGGCAATCACGACTTTACCAGTATTGTCCTTAATCTCGCCAGCATAGATTACCATGCTGCCATCCATGAACTTCGCTAGTACCTTCTCCGCTTCCTTCTTAGTAGCAGCGCTCACCGCACTGCCAAAAGGTGACACTTTACAGAACTTCTCCTTGAGCCCACCTCGGATTAGGTGAGGAATACCTCCATCTGTTACTGATTTACCAGCCTTAAACCATTCCACATACTGAGTATATACACTAGTCCAATCCCATTCTGCACCAGTTAAATATCCATTAGGGGCAAGCTTCGACTGATTAGCATGATATCCAGTACAGTAAATCTTGCGCTTCTCCGCAGTTTCAATTACCACCTTGGGACTGTCTACGTGACAGGTCAACACATCCACACCTTGATCGATCATACTGTTAGCTGCTTCTGCTTCCTTCACAGGAACTGACCAATCACCTGTGAAAATAACTTGCACTGTTGCTTTGGGGTTGACACTACGTGCGCCAAGGGTGTAACTGTTGATATTGCGAACTACTTGTGGAATTGGTTTTGCAGCGACAAATCCTAGCTTGCCTGATTTCGTGGTTAAACCTGCGACAATACCCGCAATATATTCTGCTTCGTCAATATAGCCGAAATAACTGCCGATGTTTTTAGGATGTTTACCTTCGGTATACATGCCACCACAATGGAAGAATTGCACCTTCGGATTGGCAGCCGCAACTTTGAGAATATGTGGATCGAAGTAACCAAAAGATGTTGGGAAGAGTGCTGAGACATTATTTTGATTAATCATACTCAGCATCGTTTCTTGAACAGTAGCTGTTTCCGCAACACTAGCTTCACTCACAGTTTTGACATTAGGGATCTTGGTGATTGCTGTTTCACCTTCAAAGTGAGCTTGGCTATAACCAAAGTCATCCTTGGGCCCAACATAGATAAACCCAACGGTTAATAATGCTGACGCAGGTGATCCTGGTGTACTTGGTGCTGCTGTATTAGCTGTATTCGTAGGAGCTTGCTCTGTGCAACCTGCCCAAAGTTGAGAAGTTGCTCCAAAAGCTGCTGTAGCGATCGCGCCCCGAATAAACTTGCGACGTGGAATATAAATTGGACTCATGCCTTCATACCTTTTAAGGATTGAATGTTCTGGAAGTTAAGAAAAAACTATTAGTAGAAGTCTATAGCGTTTATAAGCTATCAAACATCATTTGTTACAAATGTATCACTAACTACCTGAGTTTAGACATAACTATAGTTACAAAAACAGAAGGATACGCTTTGCGTATCCTTCTGTTTTTTTTGAAGTTCTAACCTCTGAAATTAGAAGCTAAAGACTGCCTGCAAGTTACCAACAAAGATAGTTGGATTACTGCTGAAGTTGTTAGGGCTAAAGATAGTATAGAAAGAAGGAACAAGAGAGATATTCTTGCTGATGGGATAAACATACGAAATTTCTAAATCGTACTGTGTACCACCATCACCATTACCAGCAATTGGGAGCAAACCAGAGAACTTAAATGGCATACCGAAGGAAATCATCCCTTGAGCACCTTCTTTAAACAAATCAGGGAACGCTGCACCAACTTGGAATGTATTTATAATGGCTCTACCAAGAGAGATTCCAGCCCCACTATTAACATTAGCTGTGCCATATCCATAGCGCCCAAACAAACCAAATCCTTTGCTGACTAACCAATCAAAGTTAGCAACAAATACATCTGACTGAGCACTTGTTCCTGTAAATGTGCCCGGCAAGAAACCAGCTCCTCCTATAGTAGGCGAACCATTAGAATCAATATTAGAACGGCTATAAATCAATCTAAACTTAAATGCATCACTAGGCTTAAAACCAAGTTCAGCAGTGAGTGAATTGGAGCCAGAGAATAAACCTTTGCTTGGATTAGCAGCAGAACCAGTGTTGGCGAATTCATAACTTTCTGATAGGTAACCAACCTTGAAATCAAATTGATTTCCCAAAGGAGTCATGAAAACAGCACCTGCACCACGCTTAGAAACGTTGAGTAACGAGCTATTGATGGAGTTAAAGGTTGAATTCCAAGGATAAATGAATCGATTGCCATCAAAGTATTTGTAAAAGTTCAAACGAGGACCAACGGCAAGTACCGCTTTTTCAAATACTGGGAAGGTATATGACAATTCACGCAATACAAAAGTATTAGCGGTAGCACCAGATTGCTGATCGGTAAATGGAACACCTGTAGAATTAAAGAAACCATTAGAGACGTATTGGTTAGCAGGAGAGTTCCCATTACCAACGGCAAGTTGGGTTATCAATGAGTCCTTACCAGTAAAGGAAGTATTTAAGGTTAACCAAACCAAACCGCTAAAAGTTGTATTTGGAGCAGTACGAGTTACAGTTGCACCTGTACTAGTTTGCGCTTGAACATTACCAGCAGTAGCACCAGTAACGTTGAAGAAAGCAAGACCACTTAGCTTGGTGGTAGTAGAGAATTGCTGAGCTTCGAGCTTCGTTACCTTAGCATCTAGAGCATCTACACGACCACGGAGGGTTGCCAACTCAGCCGCAAATTCTTCTTGTAGTTTTTGCAAAGTAGCGAGGTCTTCTTTGCTGACCTTATCAGCTAGCCCTGCGGAGATGATTTCATTGATTTTGTCCAAGCAAGCATTTAAGCCAGCAGCAAACTCATAGCGGGTAGTTGCTTGTTTGCCACGGAAAGTGCGATCAGGATAACCTGCGATACATCCGTAGCGCTCAACTAGAGATTGCAATGCAGTAAAAGCCCAATCCGTGGGCTTTACATCGCTCAGTTGAGAAACAGAGGTAACATTCTGAGCTACTTCTTGTTTAGGACGGTTTAATTCTGTATTGATCGCCCGAATTGTTTGCGATTCAGTTAGCTTTACCTCATTAGTAGGTAAGGAAGCCTGTAATGCGGGAGTTGAGGAAGCTTTAGATTGAACTTGAACTTGACTTTGATTTTCTGCACTTACGCCTGTAGCGGCTGCTAGAACACTCAGCCCCAAGAGGACTGAAAGATTACTGATTTTTTTCATGCCATCACACCAATTTAGAGAAAATTTGCTACATTATGAACAATTTGAGTAAAAGAATTAATTTTACAAGAATTGCTCACAGTATCAATACCGTAACTTATGGAAAGTTAACAAAATTGGAAAGAAACAAATGTATTGTTAAATACATTCTAGTCCCAGTCATCATCCCAATCTTCATCGAAATCATCTCTAAACCCTTGTTTTTTCTTTGTAGATGGATTTACAAATGAATTTTTTGATGACGTTTTTTGAGATTCTGTTTGGCGCTTCTGGAAAGATGACTTAGAATTGGAAATAGTGAATTTTGGAAGACTGGAAAATGAGAATTGGAGAGAGTTTCGAGAAAATTCCATGAATACACTCATTGCTGTCGCTCCTAGACCTGTACAAAAAATTAGTACTAGTCCTAAAGGTAGTTTGATAGATTCAAATGCTCCCAATTTTACGGTGACAAGAGATATGTTTTGGCTAGCAAAAATCGCCAGCCCCATAGAGCCAATCCACAAACCGAAATAAAGTAGTAAACGCAGCATATCTGGGATTTATTCCATTGAATTGGAAAGGTAATGTCCGAATTCTGCGACAAAGCGATTATCAATGATTGCTTGACGCATTCTTTGTGTAAATCGAATAAGCTCAGTGATGTTATGGATAGATAGCAATGTATATCCTAAAATTTCCTGCGATCGCACTAAATGGCTAAGATAGGCCCGTGAGAAATTTTGGCAAGTATAACAAGGGCAATCGTGATCAAGCTGTTCAAAATCACGTTTAAATTTCTGATTTTTGAGGTTCCAGCGATCGCCTCTTACTAGAGCGACATTATGCCTCGCTAGTCGGGTGGGAATGACGCAATCAAACAAATCTATGCCTGCGGCGACAGCTTGAGCCATTTCCTTATACGTGCCAACGCCCATCAGGTAACGGGGTTTATTGGTAGGCAATAGTGGTGTAGTAGCTTTCACAATTTTTTCGATGAGTTCGGCAGGTTCACCAACACTCACGCCACCGATCGCATATCCTGGTAAGTCAAATTCAATCAGTTCACGCGCCGATTTTTGCCGTAAATCAAGATAGACTCCACCTTGGACGATTCCAAATAGGGCTTGCATATCCTTGCGATCGTGAGCTTTAATGCAACGCTCTAGCCAACGGGTGGTACGTTCACCTGCAAGCTTGACAGATTCATAGGTGGCTGGATAGGGAGCGCATTCATCAAAAGCCATGATCACATCTGCGCCCAGTTGGTTCTGAATTTGAATCGATTTCTCTGGGGTGAGATTGATCATATTGCCATCTCGGGGAGAGCGAAATTGTACTCCTTCCTCGCTAATGGAACGAATTTCACTGAGGCTAAATACTTGAAATCCACCTGAATCCGTGAGGATGGGACCATCCCAGTTCATAAATTTATGTAAACCGCCAGCCTCCGCAACAATATCTTCTCCTGGTTGTAGATGGAGGTGATAGGTATTGGCTAAGACCATCTCGGCTTTGCAATCTTTAAGATGAGCAGGGGTGACGGTCTTGACATTAGCTAACGTGCCAACGGGCATAAACCTTGGAGTACTGACGGTTCCATGGGGCGAGTAGAACTGCCCAACTCTTGCATCAGTGTGGCAGCACTGGCACTCTAATTTAAAAGTGAAGTTATTCAGAGCTTACGATCCTTATTACAAACTTAGACTTAAAATCTACAGATTCAATCGGTCTCTAATTGTATCTCAATCTCACTTTACAATTAAACGCTTTCTAGCACTTGGCTCATGGTTAAAGAAATTTCTGGGAAAACATTGGAGATAATGTGATCGCTTTCTCTATAAACCTTCTCGATATAAACTCCATTCACCAAGCTTAAAACCGTAAAGGTTTCCAGCAAAAAATCAACAATCCAATATTCAGAAATACCAAACTGAGCATATTCTTCGCGTTTTTCGACTGTATCCACAGAACGACAGGTTGGGCTAACAATTTCAATTACCAATGGACATGCTTCTCGGAGGATATCTGGCTTACTTTTTAAGCTTTCTCTCTGGTCTAACGTCATCACTAATACATCAGGACGACGAGTTCTTTTACCATTGAATATTTCCGTACTATTGACGCGAACACAGTAAGGATACTGAAACCGTTTGATTTCAGTTTGCAAGAAAAATGCAAAAAACATCATCAAATCATTATGAAATCCAGTCGCAGGAGTCACTTCAACTAACTCCCCATCATTAAATTCATATAGTTTGTCAGTACCATCGTCATAGGTGAGATATTCCTCGAATGTCATTTTTCTAGCAGTGGTGACGGTCATACGTTTCCATCCTTGCGATTAAATGAGGTTTTGGTAAGACTTACAAAACAAGCCTTACCAAAGCGGATTTGATTAGTTCGATTGTAACAAAGCAATTTGCTTAAATTGGGTATGGTTAGGCGCAATCGCATTTGCAGAACTGCTGATCATGTTAGTCGCTAAATTGGGAATCAGTCCAAAGAAAACGATGATCAGGGCAAGGGCGATCGCAGGGAATTTTTCTTGCCATTGAGCAAATGGGATAGAAGTAATAATTTTTTCGCTGCCATCTTTGCGAACAGAGAAGCGACCAAAAAATACGCGATCGAGCATGATCAGGAAGTAAACTGCGGTTAAGCCCGTACCTAACATACAGAGAATTGTTTGTATTGGAAAAACAGCAAAACTGCTACGGAAGATCACAAACTCAGCGATAAAACCCATCATTCCTGGAGTACCTGCACTCGCCATTGACGCTAAAATCATTAAGGAACCTGTGACAGGTAAGCCGCGTTCAGGATTGAGCAAACCATTGAGAGAGTCAAGATTACGAGTTCCTGTTTTCTTATAGACAATACCGACCAGAATAAAGAGAAGTGCCGAAATTAAGCCATGACTGACCATCTGAAAAATTGCACCGACAATTGAGAGGGGAGTAGCGGTGGATAGAGCAAGAATAATATAGCCCATGTGACCAACGGAACTATAGGCAACCATCTTCTTCATGTCTTTTTGGGTAATTGCCGTGAGACATCCATAAATGACGCTGACCACTGCCCAAATTGCTAGGAAAGGTGCGATCGATTGCCATGCTTCGGGTAGCAACCCAAGTCCAAAACGTAATAAACCGTAGGTTCCTAATTTTAGGAGAATACCTGCGAGTAGAGTAGAAACTGGTGTGGAAGCTTCAACGTGAGCATCGGGCAACCATGTATGTAATGGCACAATGGGAATCTTGATCCCAAAACCAAGCAATAGGAGAATTAGTAAAATCCCTCTAGTGCTTTTTGATAATCCTTCTAGATTTAAGTCTTGATAATTAAAGGTGAAACCAGTGACATCGCCACTACCAAAGGCTGCCATCCCAAAGAATGCAGCTAAAATCAACACTCCTGAAATAGCTGTATAAATCAAGAATTTGGTTGCAGCATAACCGCGTCTTTCGCCACCCCAAATTGCAATTAAGAGATAGAGAGGAATGAGTTCTACTTCAAAAAACAGGAAGAAGAGGAGGAGATTTTGAGCAAGGAAAGCGCCATTGACTCCACCACCAATGAGTA includes:
- the tgt gene encoding tRNA guanosine(34) transglycosylase Tgt; protein product: MNNFTFKLECQCCHTDARVGQFYSPHGTVSTPRFMPVGTLANVKTVTPAHLKDCKAEMVLANTYHLHLQPGEDIVAEAGGLHKFMNWDGPILTDSGGFQVFSLSEIRSISEEGVQFRSPRDGNMINLTPEKSIQIQNQLGADVIMAFDECAPYPATYESVKLAGERTTRWLERCIKAHDRKDMQALFGIVQGGVYLDLRQKSARELIEFDLPGYAIGGVSVGEPAELIEKIVKATTPLLPTNKPRYLMGVGTYKEMAQAVAAGIDLFDCVIPTRLARHNVALVRGDRWNLKNQKFKRDFEQLDHDCPCYTCQNFSRAYLSHLVRSQEILGYTLLSIHNITELIRFTQRMRQAIIDNRFVAEFGHYLSNSME
- a CDS encoding BMP family ABC transporter substrate-binding protein, with the translated sequence MSPIYIPRRKFIRGAIATAAFGATSQLWAGCTEQAPTNTANTAAPSTPGSPASALLTVGFIYVGPKDDFGYSQAHFEGETAITKIPNVKTVSEASVAETATVQETMLSMINQNNVSALFPTSFGYFDPHILKVAAANPKVQFFHCGGMYTEGKHPKNIGSYFGYIDEAEYIAGIVAGLTTKSGKLGFVAAKPIPQVVRNINSYTLGARSVNPKATVQVIFTGDWSVPVKEAEAANSMIDQGVDVLTCHVDSPKVVIETAEKRKIYCTGYHANQSKLAPNGYLTGAEWDWTSVYTQYVEWFKAGKSVTDGGIPHLIRGGLKEKFCKVSPFGSAVSAATKKEAEKVLAKFMDGSMVIYAGEIKDNTGKVVIAKGKEYKQTDLDLEKMDWFVEGVIGSVKS
- a CDS encoding NADH-quinone oxidoreductase subunit M; this encodes MLSTLIWFPIAGSVIVALLSGILDSKKLRNISLGIAISSFGWSLFLLTKFDLSLATMQLRESLIWLDQIGLSYQLGVDGISFPLVLLNGLLLSIAIYISTDIQRPNLYFPLLLLIGGGVNGAFLAQNLLLFFLFFEVELIPLYLLIAIWGGERRGYAATKFLIYTAISGVLILAAFFGMAAFGSGDVTGFTFNYQDLNLEGLSKSTRGILLILLLLGFGIKIPIVPLHTWLPDAHVEASTPVSTLLAGILLKLGTYGLLRFGLGLLPEAWQSIAPFLAIWAVVSVIYGCLTAITQKDMKKMVAYSSVGHMGYIILALSTATPLSIVGAIFQMVSHGLISALLFILVGIVYKKTGTRNLDSLNGLLNPERGLPVTGSLMILASMASAGTPGMMGFIAEFVIFRSSFAVFPIQTILCMLGTGLTAVYFLIMLDRVFFGRFSVRKDGSEKIITSIPFAQWQEKFPAIALALIIVFFGLIPNLATNMISSSANAIAPNHTQFKQIALLQSN
- a CDS encoding Uma2 family endonuclease translates to MTVTTARKMTFEEYLTYDDGTDKLYEFNDGELVEVTPATGFHNDLMMFFAFFLQTEIKRFQYPYCVRVNSTEIFNGKRTRRPDVLVMTLDQRESLKSKPDILREACPLVIEIVSPTCRSVDTVEKREEYAQFGISEYWIVDFLLETFTVLSLVNGVYIEKVYRESDHIISNVFPEISLTMSQVLESV
- a CDS encoding iron uptake porin; the protein is MKKISNLSVLLGLSVLAAATGVSAENQSQVQVQSKASSTPALQASLPTNEVKLTESQTIRAINTELNRPKQEVAQNVTSVSQLSDVKPTDWAFTALQSLVERYGCIAGYPDRTFRGKQATTRYEFAAGLNACLDKINEIISAGLADKVSKEDLATLQKLQEEFAAELATLRGRVDALDAKVTKLEAQQFSTTTKLSGLAFFNVTGATAGNVQAQTSTGATVTRTAPNTTFSGLVWLTLNTSFTGKDSLITQLAVGNGNSPANQYVSNGFFNSTGVPFTDQQSGATANTFVLRELSYTFPVFEKAVLAVGPRLNFYKYFDGNRFIYPWNSTFNSINSSLLNVSKRGAGAVFMTPLGNQFDFKVGYLSESYEFANTGSAANPSKGLFSGSNSLTAELGFKPSDAFKFRLIYSRSNIDSNGSPTIGGAGFLPGTFTGTSAQSDVFVANFDWLVSKGFGLFGRYGYGTANVNSGAGISLGRAIINTFQVGAAFPDLFKEGAQGMISFGMPFKFSGLLPIAGNGDGGTQYDLEISYVYPISKNISLVPSFYTIFSPNNFSSNPTIFVGNLQAVFSF